One genomic segment of Paenibacillus xylanexedens includes these proteins:
- a CDS encoding cache domain-containing sensor histidine kinase — translation MPLRYQLMLLFLLFAIVPSVGLGLLVNWTVERVVERQVEGHTMQLIGKVNEALNSKMENLQNMTYLIAFEPDIDAFMNDKMPPNDDAGIEPMNMDINAATEQNRLYGIKQTLQGFTTLYPEIAGIVLVNASGDYISNEMYPRAEQSLIQENWYQKASANPGIFMVLGQPKERNLTTHVRYKDDEIVSVARSITDEASGRVRGVIMIDLKLRSVSQAARNVTLGKSGYVMVTDAEGQSVYKPEHPLIEHIPTDWFPSGESGTFTADTEGGTLLFMYQSSTFTDWRTVGVFPTRDSISEVRQIQFYVVSFVFVVCLFGLSASLWFSRSIAQPIFRLMSYMRRAETGNLRPGRWSDRADEIGMLGNSYNRMLAQIRQLISLNELRERQKRDAEMRSLQEHIKPHFLYNTLDTIHWMARKEGAEDVSGMVGALSRLFRIGLSKGQDYIPLHSEIEHMTSYMQIQQTRYRDRLQYTLNIPEELRDLLVLKLLLQPLIENAIYHGIKGRRGPGHIRVEARLEHNRLLLTVQDNGAGMSNERLAEMQHLLEAPLASLEASSPGMTGKSYGMLNVQARLRLSFGDEYGIVLESQEGEGTSVTIIHPLMRELPPTKQINNEERQESEWENS, via the coding sequence ATGCCCCTTCGCTACCAGCTGATGCTGCTTTTTCTGTTATTCGCCATTGTACCTTCTGTAGGACTTGGGTTGCTTGTGAACTGGACGGTGGAGCGCGTAGTTGAGCGACAGGTTGAAGGGCATACCATGCAACTGATTGGCAAAGTGAATGAAGCTCTTAACAGCAAAATGGAGAATTTGCAAAACATGACCTACCTGATTGCCTTTGAGCCGGATATTGATGCTTTTATGAACGACAAAATGCCACCGAATGATGATGCAGGCATCGAACCGATGAACATGGACATAAATGCAGCAACGGAGCAAAATCGGTTATATGGTATCAAGCAGACCTTGCAGGGGTTCACAACATTGTATCCTGAAATCGCCGGGATTGTTCTCGTCAATGCAAGTGGTGACTATATTAGCAACGAGATGTATCCCCGAGCGGAACAGAGCCTGATCCAGGAAAATTGGTATCAAAAAGCTTCGGCCAATCCGGGCATCTTCATGGTGTTGGGTCAGCCGAAAGAGCGTAATCTCACGACACATGTACGGTACAAGGATGATGAGATTGTATCGGTTGCACGTTCCATAACGGATGAAGCGTCAGGACGTGTGCGGGGCGTGATTATGATTGATCTTAAACTAAGGTCCGTCTCTCAGGCTGCCCGTAATGTAACCTTGGGGAAATCCGGTTATGTGATGGTGACTGATGCAGAAGGTCAAAGTGTATACAAGCCGGAGCACCCGCTAATAGAACACATTCCCACAGACTGGTTCCCCTCCGGTGAGAGTGGAACATTTACCGCCGATACAGAAGGTGGAACGTTATTATTCATGTATCAGTCGTCTACCTTTACAGATTGGAGAACGGTAGGGGTATTTCCCACAAGAGACTCGATATCCGAAGTACGCCAAATCCAGTTTTACGTGGTTAGCTTTGTATTTGTGGTGTGTTTGTTTGGCCTGAGCGCCTCTTTATGGTTCTCCCGTTCCATTGCTCAGCCCATTTTCCGGCTCATGTCCTATATGCGCAGGGCGGAGACCGGCAATCTCAGACCAGGCCGCTGGAGCGATCGTGCTGACGAGATTGGCATGCTTGGCAACAGTTATAACCGAATGCTGGCACAGATTAGACAACTGATATCATTAAATGAATTGCGGGAGCGGCAGAAGCGCGATGCTGAAATGCGGAGTTTGCAGGAGCATATCAAACCACACTTTTTGTACAATACCCTGGATACGATTCATTGGATGGCACGCAAAGAGGGTGCAGAAGATGTGTCCGGCATGGTTGGCGCGTTATCTCGATTATTTCGCATAGGGCTTAGTAAAGGACAGGATTACATTCCGCTGCATTCCGAGATTGAACATATGACCAGCTATATGCAAATTCAGCAGACACGATACCGCGATCGTCTTCAGTATACATTGAATATTCCAGAGGAACTGCGGGACCTTTTGGTGTTAAAGCTGCTGCTTCAGCCCCTGATAGAGAATGCAATCTATCATGGAATCAAAGGCAGGCGTGGGCCGGGACACATTCGGGTGGAGGCCAGATTGGAACATAACAGACTGCTGCTGACCGTTCAGGATAATGGAGCAGGCATGTCCAACGAACGGCTTGCCGAGATGCAGCATCTGCTCGAAGCTCCTTTGGCAAGTTTGGAAGCGTCTTCGCCTGGGATGACAGGCAAAAGTTATGGAATGTTGAATGTGCAGGCCCGTCTCCGGCTGTCCTTTGGCGATGAGTACGGTATTGTGCTGGAGAGCCAGGAAGGTGAAGGAACGAGTGTGACCATCATTCATCCGTTGATGCGAGAGCTCCCACCAACCAAGCAAATCAATAACGAAGAGAGGCAGGAGAGTGAATGGGAAAATTCATGA
- a CDS encoding substrate-binding domain-containing protein has translation MKKMLLVYILLISAFALYVLRFEYTSQVNSSWEDRGLRGDIGETYIMITFQSGLEYWKSPLKGFEDAADALGVTVEYRGATRYDAKEQTMVIEQAIARKPAGIAISAIDPQSLVPVINKAIDADIPVVLFDADAPDSQAYSFLGTDNYKSGVMAADKMAELLGREGEVAVLTLPGQQNHEERTKGFRDTIKERYPSMQIVEVADGHGDAMVSRDETQRMMKEHPELAGIFVTEATGGAGAGEAVHTVGDRHPLQIISFDTNKTTLDMIKNGTISATIAQGTWNMGYWSLQYLFHLHHQLTVPAPSSSGENAPLPVMVDTGISVVTRSDVDDYYAK, from the coding sequence ATGAAAAAAATGCTGCTGGTTTACATTTTACTAATATCAGCATTTGCGTTGTATGTGTTGAGATTTGAATACACCAGTCAGGTAAACAGTTCTTGGGAGGACCGTGGGCTGCGCGGTGATATCGGAGAGACGTATATCATGATTACATTCCAGTCCGGGCTGGAGTATTGGAAGAGCCCGCTCAAAGGTTTCGAGGATGCCGCGGATGCGCTTGGCGTGACCGTAGAATATCGCGGGGCTACCCGGTATGATGCGAAGGAACAGACCATGGTAATCGAGCAGGCTATCGCTCGCAAACCCGCGGGCATTGCCATATCTGCAATCGACCCACAATCGCTAGTTCCAGTGATTAACAAGGCAATCGACGCAGATATCCCTGTTGTATTATTTGACGCGGATGCACCTGATAGCCAGGCCTATTCTTTTCTTGGGACAGATAATTACAAGTCGGGTGTAATGGCTGCTGATAAAATGGCTGAACTGCTGGGGCGTGAGGGAGAGGTCGCGGTATTAACCTTGCCTGGGCAACAAAATCATGAAGAGCGGACGAAGGGCTTCCGCGATACGATCAAGGAGAGATACCCTTCCATGCAGATTGTTGAAGTTGCAGACGGACACGGTGATGCGATGGTATCCAGAGACGAAACACAGAGAATGATGAAGGAACATCCCGAGCTGGCGGGAATTTTTGTGACTGAAGCTACCGGAGGGGCAGGAGCGGGGGAAGCCGTTCATACTGTCGGGGACAGACATCCATTGCAGATTATTTCGTTTGATACAAATAAGACTACATTGGATATGATCAAGAACGGTACGATCTCAGCTACAATTGCACAGGGAACCTGGAATATGGGATATTGGTCACTCCAATATCTGTTCCATCTGCATCACCAGTTAACGGTTCCGGCCCCATCCTCATCCGGTGAAAATGCACCGCTTCCCGTGATGGTGGACACAGGGATCTCTGTGGTGACACGCTCGGATGTGGATGATTACTATGCCAAATAA
- a CDS encoding LysE family translocator translates to MNLASFLIYCIVVTFTPGPSNIVILSSVQHVGARQTMHYVWGATLAFGLLLTASAFLNQLLAGVLPGILKVMQIVGGLYMVYLAYQIYKMGTTEDEPKQVTGLWNGFVMQFVNPKVVMFTFTVIPSYVLPFYQSSFSSFLFVVLITFIGFLAYSSWVVFGTVFRTLLNRHQKLLSILMALFLLYSAIIVSGLI, encoded by the coding sequence ATGAATCTTGCATCTTTTTTAATCTACTGCATCGTCGTTACGTTCACACCTGGCCCCAGCAATATCGTAATTCTTTCTTCCGTACAACACGTTGGGGCACGTCAAACGATGCACTATGTGTGGGGAGCTACGCTGGCATTTGGTCTGCTGCTTACCGCATCAGCTTTTCTTAATCAGCTTCTTGCGGGAGTGTTACCCGGAATTCTGAAGGTGATGCAGATTGTCGGCGGCCTTTACATGGTGTATCTGGCGTACCAGATCTACAAGATGGGTACCACCGAGGATGAACCGAAACAAGTTACCGGATTATGGAACGGTTTCGTCATGCAATTTGTGAATCCAAAGGTGGTCATGTTTACTTTCACTGTCATTCCAAGCTATGTATTGCCCTTTTATCAAAGCTCATTCTCATCGTTTCTGTTCGTGGTGCTCATTACCTTCATTGGTTTTCTGGCATATTCCAGTTGGGTTGTTTTTGGCACGGTTTTCAGAACGTTGCTGAATCGCCACCAAAAATTACTGAGTATTCTCATGGCTCTTTTTTTGTTATACTCAGCCATTATAGTATCCGGATTAATCTAA
- a CDS encoding AraC family transcriptional regulator gives MERFNYKKSQDVLALSASFTDFAYKKHCHEEYAVGVTLRGIQQYNLDGQYQASHQNGVMLFNREQSHDGSSYDKAGIDYVMLYLKPELVEEIIGKKELRFGSPIVYDPELARSILMLNDAVQLRQNEAECSERVFDLVHLLAQKEMDTKLWLPQDSLVRKAKEIMFCSTEDLLKLDNLSSEFGMSKFQFIREFKAHAGISPYQFFLNCKVERARQSIEMQKDVYAAVADCGFVDLTHLNRHFKRVFGVTAYEYMLQLNYKN, from the coding sequence ATGGAACGGTTTAACTATAAAAAGTCGCAAGACGTGCTGGCACTATCCGCCAGCTTTACCGATTTTGCATACAAAAAACATTGCCACGAAGAGTATGCGGTCGGCGTAACCCTGCGTGGCATTCAACAATACAACCTGGACGGACAATATCAGGCCTCTCACCAAAATGGTGTCATGTTGTTTAACCGTGAACAGTCCCATGATGGAAGCTCCTATGATAAGGCTGGCATTGACTATGTGATGTTGTATTTGAAGCCTGAATTAGTAGAGGAGATTATAGGCAAAAAGGAATTGCGTTTTGGAAGTCCCATCGTCTATGATCCCGAGCTTGCACGTAGTATCCTGATGCTGAACGATGCCGTTCAACTCAGACAGAACGAAGCCGAGTGCAGCGAACGGGTCTTCGATCTGGTTCACCTTCTGGCTCAGAAGGAAATGGACACCAAGCTCTGGTTGCCTCAGGACAGTCTGGTTCGAAAAGCCAAGGAAATCATGTTTTGCAGCACCGAAGATCTGCTCAAGTTGGACAACCTGAGCTCCGAATTTGGCATGTCCAAGTTTCAATTTATCCGTGAATTCAAGGCACATGCAGGCATATCCCCCTACCAGTTTTTCTTAAACTGCAAGGTGGAGCGTGCCCGTCAATCCATCGAAATGCAGAAGGACGTCTATGCTGCTGTTGCCGATTGCGGATTCGTCGATCTGACCCATCTAAACCGACATTTCAAACGGGTATTTGGTGTCACAGCTTATGAATACATGTTGCAGCTAAACTATAAAAATTGA
- a CDS encoding phosphatase PAP2 family protein, which yields MHNWKKNISFPLLVAALCMIAFISIALSISDNQIHRFDDTLIGWIQGLESPGMTQFMHLFTWIGSEMPVVFITIIAMIVLYIFLRHKRELLFLACVLAGSTLLNALLKLVFQRARPTINRIIEVSGYSFPSGHSMAAFSLYGGLAFLIWKHVPTVTGRVLMIVASAVFILTIGISRIYLGVHYPSDIVGGYFLSGCWLSTCIWFYRRHLERMSQLQSRRLA from the coding sequence ATGCACAACTGGAAAAAGAATATCTCCTTCCCGCTGCTCGTTGCAGCGTTATGCATGATCGCCTTTATAAGCATCGCCCTGTCCATCAGCGACAACCAAATTCATCGATTTGATGATACCTTAATCGGATGGATTCAGGGGTTGGAATCCCCTGGTATGACACAATTCATGCACCTTTTCACCTGGATCGGCAGCGAAATGCCAGTGGTCTTCATTACCATCATCGCCATGATTGTGTTATACATTTTCCTGCGACACAAACGCGAACTGCTCTTCCTGGCTTGTGTGCTCGCAGGTTCAACCCTGTTAAATGCATTGCTCAAGCTGGTATTCCAGCGTGCCAGACCTACCATTAACCGGATCATTGAAGTGAGCGGCTATAGCTTCCCCAGTGGGCATTCTATGGCAGCATTTAGCCTGTATGGTGGACTGGCCTTTCTAATCTGGAAACATGTACCCACCGTCACAGGACGTGTGCTGATGATTGTTGCCAGCGCCGTATTTATACTGACCATTGGTATAAGTCGTATCTACTTGGGGGTGCATTATCCAAGTGATATCGTAGGCGGATACTTCTTGAGTGGTTGCTGGCTCTCCACATGCATATGGTTTTATCGGCGGCACTTGGAGCGCATGTCCCAACTGCAAAGCAGAAGGCTGGCCTAG
- a CDS encoding glycoside hydrolase family 1 protein: MTMKEGFYWGGATAANQFEGGWNQGGKGPSTSDMMTGGTHTIARRITPVLEEGTYYPSHEAVDFYGHYKEDIAMMAEMGFKMFRMSINWSRIYPNGYDLEPNEEGLQFYDNVFAELKKYNIEPLVTISHYETPFGLTQKYNGWASREVIDCYIRYCTTLFNRYKDQVKYWLTFNEINCLTMPMGAYMAAGILFEGKETLVDGVDDPQTRFQALHHQFVASAKAVKLGHEINPDFQIGCMVAFMTTYPNTCNPDDMLLAQKKDQISNMICGDVQVRGAYPGFAKRFFAEEGIQIEMQPGDEQTLREGCVDFYSFSYYMSLVESADESLERAEGNLLGGIKNPYLEASDWGWQIDPKGLRYTLNHLYDRYQIPLMVVENGLGAVDVVEEDGSIQDDYRIDYLKGHIEQMKEAVADGVDLIAYTMWGCIDLVSASTGEMKKRYGFIHVNKDNDGNGDLSRTPKKSFHWYKKVIESNGEEL, encoded by the coding sequence ATGACAATGAAAGAAGGATTCTACTGGGGTGGCGCAACGGCTGCCAATCAATTCGAGGGTGGATGGAACCAGGGTGGCAAGGGGCCAAGCACGTCTGACATGATGACAGGAGGAACCCACACGATTGCACGCCGGATTACGCCTGTATTGGAAGAGGGCACGTATTATCCGAGCCATGAAGCGGTTGATTTTTACGGACATTACAAAGAAGATATTGCCATGATGGCAGAGATGGGCTTCAAAATGTTCCGCATGTCCATCAACTGGTCACGAATATATCCAAACGGTTATGATCTGGAGCCAAACGAAGAGGGATTGCAGTTCTACGATAATGTTTTTGCCGAGTTGAAAAAGTACAATATTGAGCCGCTCGTAACGATCTCCCATTATGAAACGCCATTCGGTCTGACACAGAAATATAACGGCTGGGCTTCCCGTGAAGTAATCGACTGTTATATCCGTTATTGTACAACCCTCTTCAACCGTTACAAGGATCAGGTCAAATACTGGCTGACGTTCAACGAAATCAACTGTCTGACGATGCCGATGGGTGCATATATGGCTGCAGGTATTCTGTTTGAAGGCAAAGAGACACTGGTCGACGGAGTGGATGATCCACAGACTCGTTTCCAGGCATTACATCACCAATTCGTTGCGAGTGCAAAAGCAGTGAAGCTGGGACATGAGATTAACCCTGATTTCCAGATCGGCTGTATGGTCGCTTTCATGACCACTTATCCAAATACTTGTAACCCGGACGATATGTTGCTTGCACAGAAGAAAGATCAAATCTCCAATATGATCTGCGGTGATGTACAGGTTCGTGGAGCGTATCCTGGTTTCGCCAAACGTTTCTTCGCCGAAGAAGGTATCCAGATCGAGATGCAACCGGGAGACGAGCAGACTTTGCGTGAAGGCTGCGTAGACTTCTATTCCTTCAGTTATTACATGTCTTTGGTTGAGAGTGCGGACGAGTCCCTCGAGAGAGCAGAAGGTAATCTGCTGGGCGGTATCAAAAATCCATATCTCGAAGCTTCCGACTGGGGTTGGCAGATCGATCCAAAAGGACTGCGTTACACACTGAATCATCTGTATGATCGTTATCAGATTCCATTGATGGTGGTTGAGAACGGTCTGGGTGCTGTCGATGTGGTAGAGGAAGACGGCTCCATTCAAGATGACTATCGCATTGATTATCTGAAAGGTCACATTGAACAGATGAAAGAAGCGGTAGCTGACGGCGTAGATCTCATTGCCTACACCATGTGGGGATGTATCGATCTGGTTAGCGCATCCACTGGAGAGATGAAGAAGCGTTATGGCTTCATTCATGTCAACAAGGACAACGACGGTAACGGAGACTTAAGCAGAACACCGAAGAAGAGTTTCCACTGGTACAAAAAAGTTATTGAATCCAATGGTGAAGAGTTATAA
- a CDS encoding helix-turn-helix transcriptional regulator: protein MENNRLFRMLLLLLEKKKATAPELARMFEISVRTVYRDIDRLSAAGIPVYTTTGKHGGIHLMDNYVMDKSLLSEEDQNEILMGLYSISAIPHLNSAHMLQRLTALFDHKLDWIEFNFSPWGSIPLQERELFNQVKQAILTNQLITFHYVNSDGEKSIPTVEPQKLIFKNSTWYFKGYIHDDPDRKEFETFKMKRITQLTFLARKHDHSVTVGSNDPESEAAPVLTPLTLSFSSIIAYRVYDFFEPSLIEKEPDGRLRVSLDLNVGEWLYSFLLSFGSELTVIEPVHVGQELLRRHIKAVEHLQNVMNKLPNNE from the coding sequence ATGGAAAATAACCGACTATTTCGAATGTTGCTTTTGTTATTGGAGAAAAAGAAAGCCACTGCACCCGAACTCGCCCGTATGTTCGAGATTTCTGTACGCACGGTGTACCGTGATATAGATCGGTTGAGTGCTGCGGGCATTCCCGTCTATACAACGACCGGCAAGCATGGCGGTATCCATCTGATGGACAACTATGTCATGGACAAGTCCCTGTTGTCGGAAGAAGACCAGAATGAAATTTTGATGGGACTATATAGCATCAGTGCGATCCCACATCTTAACAGTGCCCATATGCTGCAACGGTTAACCGCCCTTTTTGATCACAAGCTGGATTGGATCGAATTCAATTTCTCACCATGGGGCAGCATCCCTCTGCAGGAGAGAGAACTGTTCAATCAGGTGAAGCAGGCTATATTAACGAATCAACTGATTACGTTTCATTATGTTAATTCGGATGGTGAGAAGAGCATTCCGACCGTGGAGCCACAGAAGCTTATTTTCAAAAACAGTACATGGTACTTCAAAGGCTATATTCATGATGATCCTGATCGTAAAGAATTCGAGACATTCAAGATGAAACGGATCACCCAGTTGACTTTTCTGGCGAGAAAACACGATCACTCTGTTACTGTCGGATCAAACGACCCTGAATCAGAAGCAGCTCCTGTTCTGACTCCTCTTACACTCTCGTTCTCCAGCATCATTGCATACCGAGTGTATGATTTTTTCGAACCTTCCCTCATTGAAAAAGAGCCTGATGGCAGGCTCCGTGTGTCTCTCGACTTGAATGTAGGGGAATGGCTCTACTCCTTCCTGCTGTCGTTTGGTTCCGAGTTGACCGTCATCGAGCCTGTTCATGTTGGACAGGAATTGCTCAGGCGTCATATCAAAGCCGTTGAACATTTGCAGAACGTCATGAACAAACTTCCCAACAATGAATGA
- a CDS encoding class I SAM-dependent methyltransferase produces the protein MQDIRRNNVERFKGFGTLYDQNRPAAPTEVVDILTTYLGSTPRMVADVGCGTGLSSWIWLNEAERIIGFEPSDDMRSVAESKWESAGKPDNLRFVSGLSHDLGLPDGSVDVLTCSQSFHWMEPQPTLREFARVLRTGGIFAAYDCDWPPMLDWQLEQAYLQLNKEADQRAASLAPQDSQAHKWSKDGHLQQIQQSGLFRYVREIVFHHHETFTADRYVNLALSQGGLQTALKLGAEDLLTAADDFRALANRVFDGETRKVLFSYRMRLGIV, from the coding sequence ATGCAAGACATTAGACGCAACAATGTGGAACGTTTCAAAGGTTTTGGTACGTTATACGATCAGAACCGACCAGCCGCTCCCACTGAAGTCGTGGATATTCTAACGACATATCTTGGCAGCACACCGCGGATGGTCGCAGATGTTGGCTGTGGCACCGGTTTATCATCGTGGATCTGGCTTAATGAGGCAGAACGCATCATTGGCTTTGAACCCAGCGATGACATGAGGTCTGTAGCGGAATCCAAGTGGGAATCTGCCGGGAAGCCGGATAACCTGCGGTTTGTGTCCGGCTTGTCTCACGACCTCGGACTACCAGATGGCAGTGTCGACGTGCTGACCTGCTCCCAATCATTTCACTGGATGGAGCCGCAACCCACACTACGCGAGTTTGCACGTGTACTTCGTACAGGGGGCATATTTGCAGCCTACGATTGCGACTGGCCGCCAATGCTGGACTGGCAGCTGGAACAGGCCTATCTGCAGCTGAATAAGGAAGCAGATCAACGAGCAGCCAGTCTGGCTCCCCAAGATAGTCAGGCACACAAATGGAGCAAGGATGGGCATTTGCAGCAGATTCAGCAGTCCGGGCTGTTCCGATATGTCCGGGAAATTGTATTTCATCACCACGAGACATTCACTGCCGATCGATATGTCAATCTCGCCCTGAGTCAAGGCGGCTTGCAAACGGCGTTGAAGCTCGGAGCGGAAGATCTATTAACAGCGGCCGACGACTTCAGAGCGCTGGCTAATCGTGTATTTGACGGAGAAACAAGAAAAGTACTCTTTTCTTATCGCATGCGCCTTGGTATTGTTTGA
- a CDS encoding transcriptional regulator: MLKERIELLSKRKQISRKDLVEGLVTQAHFANILADRYPLPEDLAEAIAGRLGVSPSYILKAAAQDEETLERAEVIFEQMSVPASAISEDTVHAQADRDDTLTVELTTALMKAVYYQQLNDATAHEYIHTSYLNFYLEKYGRPDDIDLPRPLVKALLFYKIQYYRSKMAFVDVLTHATRLSELALPGSEFWLSVQNIKMEAYIQVKRYEEAKQVFELTMRHVYDQRMFHRLSGLYVAYSGYCFAMGLVQEALSALTMAEANLVYAGNQGDLVTAIANNRIVMLTMTGELDQAQAEIERFESLLQQEPEETQQAMQPLIGVYRCEVALAWKNWGVLAQSVDQLLKCATTQDQQMSATFYQSHLALAHGDREVFMERALACLPYFESAQHIMRLEPLYEGMAVVSEDQRKYKEAAMYYRKLVYLLRKK; encoded by the coding sequence ATGCTGAAGGAACGCATTGAACTACTAAGCAAAAGAAAACAAATCTCCCGTAAAGACCTTGTGGAAGGTCTGGTCACGCAGGCACACTTTGCCAATATCCTGGCGGATCGTTATCCGCTACCTGAGGACTTGGCAGAAGCCATCGCCGGGCGTCTTGGGGTATCCCCTTCCTATATTCTAAAGGCTGCGGCTCAGGACGAGGAGACACTTGAACGGGCAGAGGTTATTTTCGAACAAATGTCTGTTCCAGCGTCGGCGATATCCGAAGATACGGTGCATGCACAGGCAGATCGGGATGACACGCTGACCGTTGAGCTGACAACGGCCTTGATGAAGGCGGTCTACTATCAGCAATTAAACGATGCAACGGCTCATGAGTATATACATACGTCCTACCTCAATTTTTACCTGGAGAAATACGGACGTCCAGACGATATTGATCTGCCGCGTCCGTTAGTCAAGGCACTTTTATTCTATAAAATACAATATTATCGCTCCAAAATGGCTTTTGTGGATGTATTAACTCATGCAACCAGGCTCAGTGAGCTGGCACTCCCTGGCAGTGAATTCTGGCTGTCTGTGCAAAATATCAAGATGGAAGCCTACATCCAGGTCAAACGGTATGAAGAGGCAAAACAGGTATTTGAGCTTACAATGCGTCATGTCTATGATCAGCGGATGTTCCATCGGTTGTCCGGGTTATATGTGGCATATAGTGGGTATTGTTTCGCGATGGGGCTGGTTCAGGAGGCACTTTCGGCATTAACCATGGCGGAGGCAAACCTCGTGTATGCCGGCAACCAGGGAGATTTGGTGACGGCGATTGCCAACAATCGGATTGTCATGTTAACGATGACAGGTGAACTGGATCAGGCACAGGCGGAGATTGAACGATTTGAGTCGCTATTGCAGCAGGAACCGGAAGAAACACAGCAGGCGATGCAGCCGCTCATCGGTGTATATCGATGCGAAGTAGCTCTGGCATGGAAGAACTGGGGCGTGCTCGCGCAGAGTGTAGATCAACTCTTAAAATGTGCAACGACACAGGACCAGCAGATGAGCGCAACCTTCTACCAGAGCCATCTGGCTCTTGCGCATGGAGATCGCGAAGTTTTTATGGAGCGGGCGCTTGCCTGTCTGCCTTATTTTGAATCCGCGCAGCATATCATGCGGCTTGAACCGTTATATGAGGGGATGGCCGTAGTATCGGAGGATCAGCGGAAATACAAGGAAGCAGCCATGTATTATCGGAAACTGGTCTATCTGTTACGCAAAAAGTAG
- the fabV gene encoding enoyl-ACP reductase FabV: MIIKPRTRGFICTTSHPVGCAAQVQEQIDYVKSQPELKGPRNVLVIGASTGYGLASRVVSAFGAGANTVGIYRPSSSTEKRTASAGWYNSAAFEKAAEEAGLKSYSITGDAFANETRDKAVELIRSELGQVDLVVYSVASARRTDPNTGEVFNSVLKPIGQSYTNKTVNFHTGEISSVTLEPANEEEIRQTVTVMGGDDWELWMDALQQGGVLADDATTIAFSYIGPELTHAIYRDGSIGQAKNHLEATAHKLNDRLSAKGGRAYLTVAKALVTQSSSAIPVVPLYISALYKVMKEKGLHEGCIEQLQRLFADRLYAGGEVPTDAEGRIRIDDWEMRADVQEEVAKLWNELTTENIYDLSDLEGYRREFFQLFGFETDGVDYEADVDPNVEMPHLVN, translated from the coding sequence ATGATTATTAAACCAAGAACACGTGGTTTTATTTGTACCACTTCCCATCCTGTAGGTTGCGCTGCGCAAGTGCAGGAACAGATTGATTATGTGAAATCCCAGCCTGAGCTGAAAGGACCGCGTAATGTGCTCGTGATCGGTGCTTCCACTGGATACGGTCTGGCGTCACGCGTTGTTTCTGCCTTTGGAGCTGGAGCGAATACAGTCGGCATTTATCGTCCAAGCAGTTCCACAGAGAAACGTACAGCGTCAGCAGGTTGGTACAACTCCGCTGCATTCGAAAAAGCCGCTGAAGAAGCAGGCCTCAAATCGTACAGTATCACAGGTGATGCATTTGCAAACGAAACACGAGACAAAGCCGTTGAACTGATTCGCAGTGAACTCGGTCAAGTCGATCTGGTTGTATACAGCGTCGCCTCGGCACGCCGTACCGATCCGAACACGGGTGAAGTATTTAACTCTGTGCTGAAGCCTATCGGACAATCCTACACGAACAAAACGGTGAACTTCCACACAGGAGAAATTAGCTCCGTTACCCTTGAACCGGCAAACGAAGAGGAAATTCGTCAGACGGTAACTGTTATGGGCGGAGATGATTGGGAACTATGGATGGATGCCCTGCAACAAGGCGGCGTGCTTGCCGACGATGCAACAACGATCGCTTTCTCCTACATCGGTCCTGAACTTACCCATGCCATTTATCGTGATGGTTCCATCGGTCAAGCCAAGAATCATCTGGAAGCGACTGCACACAAGCTGAATGATCGCCTAAGTGCAAAAGGTGGACGTGCGTACTTAACTGTAGCCAAAGCGCTGGTGACTCAATCCAGTTCTGCGATTCCAGTCGTGCCGCTGTACATCTCAGCATTGTACAAGGTCATGAAAGAAAAAGGCTTGCATGAAGGATGCATCGAGCAATTGCAACGTCTGTTCGCTGATCGCTTGTATGCGGGGGGAGAAGTTCCAACCGACGCTGAAGGTCGCATTCGCATTGACGATTGGGAGATGAGAGCTGACGTTCAGGAAGAAGTGGCTAAGCTCTGGAATGAGTTGACCACAGAGAACATCTACGATCTGTCCGATCTGGAAGGTTACCGTCGCGAATTCTTCCAGCTGTTTGGTTTTGAAACCGATGGTGTGGATTATGAAGCAGATGTTGATCCCAACGTTGAAATGCCTCATCTGGTGAACTAA